Proteins found in one Geomonas subterranea genomic segment:
- a CDS encoding DUF1318 domain-containing protein, with protein sequence MGENLEGTLTSFSREVPEKAQADLKAFATRFGEGEFRQVVNEVNRSREILMLRVVRTNENFTAKDLPAIRKVFARVNRQNSAPGTKVQDDDGKWVTR encoded by the coding sequence GTGGGGGAGAACCTCGAGGGGACCCTGACCAGCTTCAGCCGCGAGGTTCCGGAAAAGGCCCAGGCGGACCTGAAGGCCTTCGCCACCCGCTTCGGCGAGGGGGAGTTCCGCCAGGTGGTCAACGAGGTGAACCGCTCCCGCGAGATCCTGATGCTCAGGGTGGTGCGCACCAACGAGAATTTCACGGCCAAGGATCTTCCCGCCATCCGCAAGGTCTTCGCCAGGGTGAACCGCCAGAACAGCGCCCCCGGTACCAAGGTGCAGGATGACGACGGGAAATGGGTAACCCGATGA
- a CDS encoding cytochrome c3 family protein — protein sequence MIAIALGGMLFFEMGEANTYHQTAANRILTMAECMVCHSEDSTRPVSVCLHDHCLYTNEHPVLRRYPPPARAAEFAPVSDVLAAGCILEDGKLTCLSCHNLTRPAPHLVRDGDALCYICHTYLKSDS from the coding sequence ATGATTGCTATCGCCTTGGGTGGCATGCTCTTCTTCGAGATGGGCGAAGCCAACACCTACCACCAAACCGCCGCCAACCGCATTCTCACCATGGCGGAGTGCATGGTATGCCACTCAGAAGACTCCACACGTCCAGTTTCCGTCTGTCTCCACGATCACTGCCTCTATACCAATGAACACCCGGTGCTGCGCAGGTACCCACCTCCAGCGAGAGCGGCCGAGTTTGCACCAGTTTCCGACGTTCTGGCGGCTGGCTGTATTCTGGAGGACGGCAAGCTCACCTGCCTATCCTGCCATAACCTGACCAGGCCGGCGCCGCACCTGGTGAGGGACGGCGATGCCCTCTGCTACATCTGCCATACCTACCTGAAGTCCGACTCCTGA
- a CDS encoding helix-turn-helix domain-containing protein, with translation MRISEQAKQLCRARILEKAAELFSARGFDQTTTRDIALAAGVAAGTMFNYFPSKETMAMTMVNEALARGRDEFLTRLEGGESLEEELFLLIGSELRRLRPLRPFLGPVLERSLSPFPRRNICREGETARQEHLECVRHIMERHGFAASPEDVSCTIYWSLYLGILASWTGDGSENQEASRALIDYAIRTFVQMISGATRGGDHVR, from the coding sequence ATGCGCATCAGCGAGCAGGCAAAACAGTTGTGCCGGGCCCGGATCCTGGAAAAGGCCGCCGAACTCTTCTCCGCGCGCGGCTTCGACCAGACCACGACCCGCGACATCGCGCTCGCGGCCGGCGTCGCCGCCGGCACCATGTTCAACTACTTCCCCAGCAAGGAAACCATGGCGATGACCATGGTGAACGAGGCTCTGGCGCGGGGACGGGATGAATTCCTGACCCGCCTGGAGGGGGGCGAGTCGCTGGAGGAGGAGCTGTTCCTGCTGATCGGCTCGGAGCTCCGCCGCCTGCGCCCCCTGCGCCCCTTCCTGGGGCCGGTGCTGGAGCGCTCCCTGAGCCCGTTTCCCCGCAGGAACATCTGCCGCGAGGGGGAAACGGCGCGCCAGGAGCACCTGGAGTGCGTGCGGCACATCATGGAGCGGCACGGCTTCGCCGCGTCTCCCGAAGACGTTTCCTGCACCATCTACTGGTCGCTCTACCTCGGCATCCTCGCCTCCTGGACCGGCGACGGCTCCGAGAACCAGGAAGCCTCCCGCGCTCTCATCGACTACGCCATCCGCACCTTCGTGCAGATGATTTCCGGCGCCACCCGGGGAGGCGACCATGTCCGCTAA
- a CDS encoding ABC1 kinase family protein: MSANAPNRKGIEARAALLDLMPRQEEDARRRLAELVESVAARRPPTTSFSRLCILGSLQAKVTCAYLAYWLRSRWADADERERLKSETHLKAALELLGTMGYLRGAVMKLGQMLATFPDALPDEFARLLPALHFEAPPMHYAMVREVFLDEFGREPHELFASFEKEAFAAASLGQVHRARLHSGELVAVKIQYPGIARTIEADLKNLRLLMQPMRLGEDWGNVVAKLAEVERVLLAETDYLAEASFAQTVRDSFTPEDGIVIPRVYPEYSTRRVLTTEYLAGVHLEEFLATAPSQELRDRYTHLMTLATMRMLYRTHWLLADPNPGNYIFMPDGRLGLVDFGCTRQLTEEEWQVQVEVEEALLRRDEKEMERLIVKSSLYESAEQMGRERLELIGTVIRWQLEPWLTEGIFDFGDEDFFRRGMEAMAAVTRKGFMRGMPVHIWTTRFVLGARGVVYRLKGRCDFQDIYRRESGRNKAPA; encoded by the coding sequence ATGTCCGCTAACGCTCCCAATAGAAAAGGGATCGAGGCGCGGGCGGCCCTGCTCGATCTCATGCCGCGCCAGGAAGAGGACGCACGCAGGCGCCTGGCCGAGCTGGTGGAAAGCGTCGCCGCCAGGCGTCCACCCACCACCTCCTTTTCCCGGCTCTGTATCCTCGGGTCCCTGCAGGCCAAGGTGACCTGCGCCTACCTCGCCTACTGGCTGCGCAGCCGCTGGGCCGACGCCGACGAGCGGGAGCGGCTCAAAAGCGAGACCCACCTGAAGGCGGCGCTGGAGCTCTTGGGCACCATGGGGTACCTGCGCGGAGCGGTCATGAAGCTGGGGCAGATGCTGGCGACCTTCCCGGACGCCCTCCCCGACGAGTTCGCCCGGCTTCTCCCGGCGCTCCACTTCGAGGCGCCCCCCATGCATTACGCCATGGTGCGCGAGGTCTTCCTGGACGAGTTCGGCAGGGAGCCGCATGAGCTCTTCGCGAGCTTCGAAAAGGAGGCCTTCGCCGCCGCATCACTGGGGCAGGTGCACCGCGCCCGGCTCCATTCCGGCGAACTGGTGGCGGTCAAGATCCAGTATCCCGGCATCGCCCGCACCATCGAAGCCGACCTCAAGAACCTGCGTCTGCTCATGCAGCCGATGCGGCTGGGGGAGGACTGGGGCAACGTCGTGGCCAAGCTGGCCGAGGTGGAACGGGTGCTCCTCGCCGAGACCGACTACCTCGCCGAGGCGAGCTTTGCCCAGACCGTGCGCGACTCCTTCACCCCGGAAGACGGCATCGTCATCCCGCGCGTCTACCCCGAATACTCCACCCGGCGGGTGTTGACCACCGAATACCTGGCAGGGGTGCACCTGGAGGAGTTCCTCGCCACCGCCCCCTCCCAGGAATTGCGCGACCGCTACACCCACCTGATGACCCTCGCCACCATGCGCATGCTGTACCGCACCCACTGGCTCCTCGCCGATCCCAACCCCGGCAATTACATCTTCATGCCCGACGGGCGGCTGGGGCTCGTGGACTTCGGCTGCACCCGGCAGTTGACCGAGGAGGAGTGGCAGGTGCAGGTCGAGGTGGAGGAGGCGCTGCTGCGCCGGGACGAAAAGGAGATGGAGCGTCTCATCGTCAAGTCCTCGCTCTACGAATCGGCCGAGCAGATGGGGCGGGAGCGCCTGGAACTGATCGGCACGGTGATCCGCTGGCAACTGGAGCCGTGGCTCACCGAAGGGATCTTCGATTTCGGCGATGAGGATTTCTTCCGCCGCGGCATGGAGGCCATGGCCGCGGTGACCCGCAAGGGGTTCATGCGCGGCATGCCGGTGCACATCTGGACCACCCGCTTCGTTTTAGGGGCGCGGGGCGTCGTGTACCGCTTGAAGGGGCGCTGCGATTTCCAGGATATCTACCGGCGGGAGAGCGGGCGTAACAAGGCGCCAGCGTGA
- a CDS encoding ABC transporter ATP-binding protein has product MLQLKDVVKSYDGKSTVMALSGITLSIAAGEMVAIMGPSGSGKSTLLNLMGGLDVPSSGEVLVAGTDLARQSEKERSLFRRDHVSYIFQAYHLMPTLRVRQNVALPLRLAGVAAREAESRVERVLAEVGLEHRADHLPDELSGGERQRVAIARALVTDAPLLLADEPTGNLDSARGKEILALLRSIHGRRGTTIVMVTHDHEAASACDRLIRLRDGRVEEDGATPGGGR; this is encoded by the coding sequence GTGCTGCAACTTAAAGACGTGGTGAAATCGTACGACGGCAAATCGACGGTGATGGCGCTCTCAGGCATCACCCTCTCCATCGCCGCCGGCGAGATGGTGGCCATCATGGGACCGTCGGGCTCGGGCAAATCGACGCTCTTGAACCTGATGGGGGGACTGGACGTGCCGAGTTCCGGCGAGGTGCTGGTAGCGGGGACCGACCTCGCCCGGCAAAGCGAAAAGGAACGCTCCCTGTTCCGGCGCGACCACGTATCCTACATCTTCCAGGCCTACCACCTGATGCCCACACTGAGGGTCAGGCAGAACGTGGCCCTGCCGCTGCGGCTCGCCGGGGTCGCCGCCAGGGAGGCGGAGTCCAGGGTGGAGCGGGTGCTGGCCGAGGTGGGACTGGAACACCGCGCCGACCACTTACCCGACGAACTCTCCGGGGGGGAGCGCCAGCGCGTCGCCATCGCCCGCGCCCTGGTCACCGACGCGCCGCTGCTCCTAGCCGACGAACCGACCGGCAACCTGGACAGCGCCCGCGGCAAGGAGATCCTCGCCCTGCTCCGGTCCATCCACGGCCGGCGCGGCACCACCATCGTCATGGTGACCCACGACCACGAGGCGGCCTCCGCCTGCGACCGTCTGATCCGGCTGCGGGACGGCAGGGTCGAGGAGGACGGCGCCACACCGGGAGGTGGACGATGA
- a CDS encoding ABC transporter permease gives MRFLLRHLSLSYARRHLAKTVLTLLGVVVGVTTFSSIKTAQDALVVGIGSTVDRVAGKAQLQVTMEGGVPESLQETLRNLPGIRATSPVIEQIVVPEKGELGSLMVIGVDLLGDREMRDYGFEGDDADLDDPLLFLAQPDSALFTREFAQRAGLATGAALTVKVPSGVRKVKARGLMSPKGFAQAFGGNLMVVDVYAAQELFGRGRRFDRIDVRLQDGVSVAQGTELLQKALGPAYRVETPARRGEQMERLVANFTAGFNVSSAFALSIGIFLIFNAFNVSVNRRRRDIGTLRALGATPRQVQVLFLAEALIIGLLGGALGCLAGTAFSQALLVSMGQSTEMVYGISGSGVVHLTPPIVLQSMLLGLIASLVGAWGPALSASRISPTEAFAKGSFQAKVQRRVAPRLAAGAALVAGAVALALSSVVKGNALVLSVLLLGGIGLVLLIGPLSRAVLVALGPLLTRLFPSAGPLSSDSLLGNPRRSSGTIMAMALSLTFVLGLGGYMGSTRLTIVRWMDDILTCDLFVRASANFSRPDFLYPGAVKGEILALPGVRTVESYRAIRPQFRGRQILVGSVEMDTLMQRVRYDFAQGDLKSMREGLINKEMCAVTENFRDRFGLGVGDKVPLNTPGGMVEFPIAAVIRDYSSDQGAVFLDRNVFLRHWQDDRVDIYDVSVTPGTDPGRVRDQIRAKLSGRYPALISTQREFKDEIGKAIDAFYAVMRITVLLALGVAFLGIVTSLLISVAERTREIGILKALGALPGQIARSVVLEALVLAMVGLMLALPAGNLFASFMEGPVAKAFTGWAMPHHYPWEVLGELIVALPLVSFLAAGIPARQAAGVKVTEAIEYE, from the coding sequence ATGAGGTTTTTGCTGCGGCATCTCTCGCTTTCCTACGCCCGGCGCCACCTGGCCAAGACCGTCCTCACCCTCCTGGGTGTCGTGGTCGGCGTCACCACCTTCAGCTCCATCAAGACGGCGCAGGACGCGCTCGTGGTCGGCATCGGCTCGACGGTGGACCGCGTCGCCGGCAAGGCGCAGCTCCAGGTGACCATGGAGGGGGGGGTACCCGAATCCCTGCAGGAAACGCTCAGGAACCTCCCCGGCATCCGGGCCACCTCCCCGGTCATCGAGCAGATCGTGGTCCCGGAAAAGGGGGAACTGGGGAGCCTGATGGTGATCGGAGTGGACCTCCTCGGGGATCGTGAGATGCGCGACTACGGCTTCGAAGGGGACGACGCGGACCTCGACGATCCGCTCCTCTTCCTGGCCCAGCCCGATTCCGCCCTCTTCACCCGCGAGTTCGCCCAACGCGCCGGCCTCGCTACCGGCGCGGCGCTTACCGTCAAGGTGCCAAGCGGCGTCAGGAAGGTGAAGGCGCGCGGGCTGATGAGCCCCAAGGGGTTCGCCCAGGCCTTCGGCGGCAACCTGATGGTGGTGGACGTCTACGCCGCGCAGGAGCTCTTCGGCCGCGGGCGGCGCTTCGACCGCATCGACGTGCGGCTCCAGGACGGGGTGAGCGTGGCGCAGGGGACCGAGCTGCTGCAAAAGGCGCTCGGCCCCGCCTACCGCGTGGAGACCCCGGCCAGGCGCGGCGAGCAGATGGAGCGGCTGGTGGCAAACTTCACCGCCGGCTTCAACGTCTCCAGCGCCTTCGCCCTCTCCATCGGTATCTTCCTCATCTTCAACGCCTTCAACGTCTCGGTGAACCGCCGGCGGCGCGACATCGGCACCCTGCGCGCCCTCGGTGCCACGCCGCGCCAGGTGCAGGTCCTGTTCCTGGCCGAGGCCCTCATCATCGGCCTCCTAGGCGGCGCGCTCGGCTGCCTGGCCGGGACCGCCTTCTCCCAGGCGCTCCTGGTGAGCATGGGGCAGAGCACCGAGATGGTGTACGGCATCTCGGGCTCGGGGGTCGTGCACCTGACGCCGCCCATCGTGCTGCAGTCCATGCTGCTCGGCCTGATCGCCTCGCTGGTCGGAGCCTGGGGCCCCGCCCTTTCCGCCTCGCGCATCTCCCCCACCGAGGCCTTCGCCAAGGGGTCGTTCCAGGCCAAGGTACAGCGCCGGGTGGCGCCGCGGCTGGCCGCCGGGGCCGCCCTGGTAGCCGGCGCGGTGGCGCTCGCGCTCAGCAGCGTGGTGAAGGGGAACGCCCTGGTGCTCTCGGTGCTCCTCTTGGGCGGCATCGGGCTCGTGCTCCTGATCGGCCCGCTCTCCCGCGCCGTCCTGGTCGCCCTCGGCCCGCTGCTTACGCGCCTGTTCCCATCGGCCGGGCCTCTCTCCTCGGACTCGCTTTTGGGAAACCCACGCCGCAGCTCCGGCACCATCATGGCCATGGCCCTCTCGCTCACCTTCGTGCTCGGGCTTGGGGGGTACATGGGCTCCACCAGGCTCACCATCGTGCGCTGGATGGACGACATCCTCACCTGCGACCTGTTCGTGCGCGCCTCGGCCAACTTCTCGCGTCCCGACTTCCTCTACCCCGGCGCGGTGAAGGGTGAGATCCTGGCCCTTCCCGGCGTGCGCACCGTGGAGAGCTACCGCGCCATACGGCCGCAGTTCCGCGGCAGGCAGATCCTGGTCGGATCGGTGGAGATGGACACCCTGATGCAGCGGGTGCGCTACGACTTCGCCCAGGGGGACCTGAAGTCCATGCGGGAGGGACTCATCAACAAGGAGATGTGCGCCGTCACCGAGAACTTCCGGGACCGTTTCGGCCTCGGCGTCGGCGACAAGGTGCCGCTCAACACGCCGGGGGGGATGGTGGAATTCCCGATCGCCGCCGTGATCCGCGACTACTCCTCGGACCAGGGCGCCGTCTTTCTGGACCGCAACGTCTTCTTGAGGCACTGGCAGGACGACCGGGTCGACATCTACGACGTGTCGGTGACGCCGGGGACCGACCCGGGCCGCGTGCGCGACCAGATACGCGCCAAGCTCTCCGGCAGGTACCCGGCGCTCATCTCCACACAGCGCGAATTCAAGGACGAGATCGGCAAGGCCATCGACGCCTTCTACGCGGTCATGCGCATCACCGTATTGCTGGCGCTCGGGGTCGCCTTCCTCGGCATCGTCACGTCGCTCCTCATCTCGGTCGCCGAGCGCACCCGGGAGATCGGGATTCTGAAGGCGCTCGGTGCGCTCCCCGGCCAGATCGCCCGCAGCGTGGTGCTGGAGGCATTGGTGCTCGCGATGGTGGGGCTCATGCTGGCGCTTCCCGCCGGCAACCTGTTCGCCTCCTTCATGGAGGGGCCGGTGGCCAAGGCGTTCACGGGGTGGGCCATGCCGCACCATTATCCCTGGGAGGTGCTGGGTGAGCTCATCGTGGCGCTGCCGCTGGTTTCCTTCCTGGCCGCCGGGATTCCCGCGCGGCAGGCCGCCGGGGTCAAGGTGACCGAGGCGATCGAGTACGAATAG
- a CDS encoding outer membrane lipoprotein-sorting protein, with product MVICTPLFSAPAMAAPDARALLKESETRHRTKTQQYSGDLTVVNKEGKVRKKGWNSYRQGYAGDSKNLIRFTDPPEVKGVGFLSLPRPGSDNPDQWLYLPSMKRERRIAPQDRDASFVGTDFNYEDMEEFDHEKYKVSLQGEETLDGQPCWVITAIPLEKGSKSIYQKLTLYLRKDILYLVREDLIRKGEKEPAKRLVLSDIKNVEGHYVAARMEMTDLKKGSHTTVTLKQISFNRPQPASRFTLQNLTREGGD from the coding sequence ATGGTTATCTGCACGCCGCTCTTTTCCGCACCGGCCATGGCCGCCCCCGACGCCCGCGCGCTCTTGAAGGAATCCGAAACCCGGCACCGCACCAAGACCCAGCAGTACTCGGGCGACCTCACCGTGGTGAACAAGGAGGGGAAGGTCCGGAAGAAGGGGTGGAACAGCTACCGCCAGGGGTACGCGGGGGACTCGAAGAACCTGATCCGCTTCACCGATCCCCCCGAGGTGAAGGGGGTGGGCTTTCTCTCCCTGCCGCGGCCGGGCTCGGACAACCCGGACCAGTGGCTCTACCTCCCCTCCATGAAACGGGAGCGGCGCATCGCGCCCCAGGACCGGGACGCTTCCTTCGTCGGGACCGACTTCAACTACGAGGACATGGAGGAGTTCGATCACGAGAAGTACAAGGTCTCGCTGCAGGGGGAGGAAACGCTCGACGGCCAGCCCTGCTGGGTGATCACCGCGATCCCGCTTGAGAAGGGGAGCAAGTCGATCTACCAGAAGCTGACCCTCTACCTGAGAAAGGACATCCTCTACCTGGTGCGCGAGGACCTGATCCGCAAGGGGGAGAAGGAGCCGGCCAAGCGCCTGGTCCTCTCCGACATCAAGAACGTCGAGGGGCACTACGTCGCCGCGCGCATGGAGATGACCGACCTGAAGAAGGGGAGTCACACCACGGTGACCTTGAAGCAGATTTCCTTCAACCGTCCCCAACCCGCCAGCCGCTTTACGCTGCAGAACCTGACCCGCGAGGGGGGCGATTGA
- a CDS encoding sigma 54-interacting transcriptional regulator, translated as MALISSETISGIRLFSGLKEGDLERIALRLELRDFAAGDVILARNEPAQELYVILSGRIRVELLDRSGQILNLTELGIGNVIGERAILTDEKRSADVRAITDVQAARLTRDHFEELLQGMPLLYANLSRILAAQLGSWAHRHQREESEHREVITNIIGWQLLPEFGEFPGTSSWVRLLNQRLQHLSDTRSHVLILGEPGTWKDLAARLIHFHSTGDRPVLFLDCASPPPVMGEECSASDSAQQNSLLLGLAQEAALFGHAPEGAMYARRVRRGMIELAAGGDIILRNIDCLSSAVQEELVEFMESGHFTRRGETKLRSAQIRIIATSGKPLRPLVESGKFNAVLFKKLSGETLELVPLRERKKDIPVIARSLLKSLNAKHHKQVRRLSQDALNRLVDHDWPLNASELYQVLSRAVVVCNDDEIQPEHISLQGHPFGDGRFNLLTLPAVENLARNPRFPRLLRWLTVPLFLGVTFYTLFGPRQHNAANLVAWTIGWPALLLTAFLFARGWCSFCPMEAIGEYLGVSSRVVRDPAPWLRRWGPSLSFAALVVILLLEQATGMFSYAGATGVLLSGILCATVSADLVIGRRGWCKFLCPLGRIVSLVSRISPLEMHSNHNVCLSRCRVDDCIKEKGCPMGLHPSGVDSSDHCVLCLNCVRSCPHRSMQLDLRNPTWGGFNRARRGFREALFSTTLVGVVIAAKGTPLLAGRPAEIFTRTLWSVNDYLLALAIVTGFTLLACLASAPVRGTGWRPVFTTSGLAYLPLAAAGLFMIFFRALVEGGAQIVPLSIHALGLDHVLDAAALTPELGTLRLLIYPLLLLASLFSWVILGKLQRQDGLPPRALVGHRLLILTAAAIFIAIL; from the coding sequence ATGGCTTTAATCAGTTCCGAGACCATTTCAGGGATCCGCCTTTTCAGCGGCCTCAAAGAGGGCGACCTGGAGCGCATAGCGCTGCGCCTGGAGCTGCGCGATTTCGCCGCCGGCGACGTCATCCTCGCCCGGAACGAGCCGGCGCAGGAGCTCTACGTGATCCTCTCCGGCAGGATCCGGGTGGAGCTTTTGGACCGCTCCGGGCAGATCCTCAACCTCACCGAGCTCGGCATCGGCAACGTGATCGGTGAGCGGGCCATCCTCACCGACGAGAAACGCTCCGCCGACGTGCGCGCCATCACCGACGTCCAGGCGGCGCGGCTCACCCGGGACCACTTCGAGGAGCTTTTGCAGGGCATGCCGCTGCTCTACGCGAACCTGAGCCGCATCCTCGCGGCGCAGCTGGGAAGCTGGGCGCACCGGCACCAGCGCGAGGAGAGCGAGCACCGCGAGGTGATCACCAACATCATCGGCTGGCAGCTCCTCCCCGAATTCGGCGAGTTCCCCGGCACATCCTCCTGGGTGCGCCTTTTGAACCAGCGCCTGCAGCACCTCTCCGACACCAGGAGCCACGTCCTCATCCTGGGGGAACCCGGCACCTGGAAAGACCTTGCCGCCCGCCTGATCCATTTCCACAGCACCGGCGACCGCCCGGTCCTCTTCCTCGACTGCGCCTCCCCTCCCCCGGTGATGGGTGAGGAATGCTCCGCCAGCGACTCCGCACAGCAGAATTCGCTCCTCCTGGGGCTTGCCCAGGAAGCCGCCCTGTTCGGCCACGCACCGGAGGGGGCGATGTACGCGCGCCGGGTCAGGCGCGGCATGATCGAGCTCGCGGCGGGGGGGGACATCATCCTCAGGAATATCGACTGCCTCTCCAGCGCTGTGCAGGAAGAGCTGGTCGAATTCATGGAGAGCGGCCATTTCACCCGCCGCGGCGAGACCAAGCTCAGAAGCGCCCAGATCCGCATCATCGCCACCAGCGGCAAACCGCTCCGCCCGCTCGTTGAGAGCGGCAAGTTCAACGCGGTGCTGTTCAAGAAGCTCTCCGGCGAGACCCTGGAGCTCGTGCCGCTCAGGGAGCGCAAGAAGGACATCCCGGTCATCGCGCGGAGCCTTTTGAAGTCCCTGAACGCCAAGCACCACAAACAGGTGCGCCGCCTCTCTCAGGACGCCCTGAACCGCCTGGTGGACCACGACTGGCCCCTGAACGCCAGCGAGCTGTACCAGGTCCTCTCCCGCGCGGTGGTGGTCTGCAACGACGACGAGATCCAGCCCGAGCACATCTCGCTGCAGGGACACCCCTTCGGGGACGGACGCTTCAACCTGCTCACCCTGCCGGCAGTGGAGAACCTGGCCAGGAACCCGCGCTTCCCGCGCCTGTTGCGCTGGCTTACCGTGCCGCTCTTTCTCGGCGTCACGTTCTACACCCTGTTCGGGCCGCGCCAGCACAACGCCGCCAACCTGGTGGCCTGGACCATCGGCTGGCCGGCGCTTTTGCTCACCGCCTTCCTTTTCGCCCGCGGCTGGTGCAGCTTCTGCCCCATGGAGGCGATCGGCGAGTACCTGGGGGTCTCCAGCCGCGTGGTGCGCGACCCCGCTCCCTGGCTGCGCCGCTGGGGACCGTCGCTCTCCTTCGCCGCACTGGTGGTGATCCTCCTTTTGGAGCAGGCCACCGGCATGTTCAGCTACGCGGGCGCGACCGGCGTGCTCCTCTCGGGGATCCTCTGCGCCACGGTGAGCGCGGACCTCGTGATCGGCCGCCGGGGGTGGTGCAAGTTCCTCTGTCCCCTGGGGCGGATCGTGAGCCTCGTCTCGCGCATATCCCCTTTGGAGATGCACAGCAACCACAACGTCTGCCTGAGCCGCTGCCGCGTCGACGACTGCATCAAGGAAAAGGGGTGCCCGATGGGGCTGCACCCCTCCGGCGTCGACAGCTCGGACCACTGCGTGCTCTGCCTGAACTGCGTCAGGAGCTGTCCGCACCGCTCCATGCAGCTTGACCTGAGAAACCCCACCTGGGGCGGCTTCAACCGGGCCCGGCGCGGCTTCCGCGAGGCGCTCTTCAGCACCACCCTGGTCGGCGTGGTCATAGCCGCCAAGGGGACGCCGCTTCTGGCCGGCCGGCCGGCCGAGATCTTCACGCGCACCCTTTGGAGCGTGAACGACTACCTGCTCGCCCTGGCCATCGTCACGGGGTTCACCCTGCTCGCCTGCCTCGCCTCGGCCCCGGTGCGCGGCACCGGCTGGCGCCCGGTCTTCACCACCAGCGGCCTCGCCTACCTCCCCCTGGCCGCGGCCGGCCTGTTCATGATCTTCTTCCGGGCCCTGGTCGAGGGGGGTGCGCAGATCGTCCCGCTCTCGATCCACGCGCTTGGGCTCGACCACGTCCTGGACGCGGCGGCGCTCACCCCGGAACTCGGAACGCTGCGCCTGCTCATCTACCCGCTGCTCCTCCTCGCGTCACTTTTCTCATGGGTGATCCTCGGCAAGCTGCAGCGCCAGGACGGCCTTCCGCCCCGGGCGCTGGTCGGGCACCGCCTGCTCATCCTGACGGCCGCAGCCATCTTCATAGCTATCCTGTAA